Proteins encoded in a region of the Prunus persica cultivar Lovell chromosome G4, Prunus_persica_NCBIv2, whole genome shotgun sequence genome:
- the LOC18779659 gene encoding berberine bridge enzyme-like 17: protein MKFRNPNVLLFILSVLSISVSWATSATADFHGFLQCLTKRSHSAHPIQETIYTPQNASFQSVLVLHINNRRFSTPTTPKPLAIIAAKNESHVQATVVCAKRHGLQIKIRSGGHDFEGLSYTSDVPFVILDMFNLKSVDVNLAQKRAWVMSGATLGEVYYAIAAKTKVYGFPAGICPTVGAGGHFGGGGYGFMMRKYGLSVDNIVDAKIVTVKGTILDRKSMGEDLFWAIRGGGGASFGVILSWKLKLVPVPAKVTVFNVTRTIEEGATDLVYKWQTVAPKLPKELFLRAMPQVKNIDTKGKKTVAVSFLGHFLGKSDKVVALLNERFPELGLQRRDCHEVSWVESTVFWADNPIGTPINVLLNKPTEPETFYKGKSDYVKKPLPKHVFESIWKKMIEIENIWLDWNPYGGRMNEISVSATPYPHRAGNLFFALYYSSWYDEGIETTNKYLGLIRELYEMMTPYVSENPREAFQNYRDLDIGANQDSQTNFETAKLYGKKYFKGNFDRLVRVKTKVDPHNFFKHKQSIPTL from the coding sequence ATGAAGTTCCGAAACCCTAATGTACTTCTTTTCATTCTCTCAGTCCTTTCAATCTCAGTATCATGGGCAACTTCAGCAACAGCTGACTTTCATGGCTTTCTCCAATGCCTTACCAAACGTTCTCACTCTGCTCACCCAATCCAGGAAACAATTTACACCCCTCAAAATGCCTCCTTTCAATCTGTTTTGGTATTACATATCAACAACCGCAGATTTtctacaccaacaactccaaaacCTTTGGCCATAATAGCAGCCAAGAATGAATCCCATGTCCAAGCAACTGTGGTTTGTGCCAAACGTCATGGATTGCAAATTAAAATCCGAAGTGGTGGCCACGATTTCGAGGGTTTATCATACACGTCGGATGTCCCTTTTGTCATTCTTGACATGTTTAATCTTAAATCCGTTGATGTTAATCTTGCGCAGAAAAGAGCTTGGGTTATGTCTGGAGCTACTCTTGGAGAAGTTTATTATGCAATTGCTGCAAAAACCAAGGTTTACGGGTTCCCTGCTGGGATTTGTCCAACGGTTGGTGCTGGAGGCCACTTCGGGGGTGGCGGGTATGGGTTTATGATGAGAAAATATGGGCTTAGCGTCGATAATATCGTTGATGCTAAGATAGTTACTGTGAAGGGTACAATCCTTGACAGAAAGTCAATGGGAGAAGACCTTTTCTGGGCCATCAGAGGAGGTGGTGGAGCTAGCTTCGGAGTCATTCTTTCATGGAAGCTCAAGCTGGTTCCGGTTCCAGCCAAAGTGACTGTGTTCAACGTTACAAGAACCATAGAGGAAGGTGCTACAGATCTTGTTTATAAGTGGCAAACTGTTGCACCCAAGCTGCCCAAAGAGCTCTTCCTCAGGGCAATGCCACAAGTGAAGAATATTGATACCAAGGGAAAAAAGACTGTGGCAGTATCGTTCCTTGGCCATTTCTTGGGAAAAAGTGACAAGGTTGTTGCATTGCTGAATGAGCGTTTCCCTGAATTGGGTTTACAACGAAGAGACTGCCATGAAGTGAGTTGGGTGGAATCCACTGTATTTTGGGCTGACAATCCTATTGGAACTCCGATAAATGTTCTTCTCAACAAGCCAACTGAACCTGAAACCTTCTACAAAGGTAAGTCTGACTATGTAAAGAAGCCACTTCCAAAACATGTTTTTGAATCTATATGGAAGAAGATGATCGAGATTGAGAATATTTGGTTGGATTGGAACCCTTACGGTGGAAGAATGAATGAGATTTCTGTGTCAGCAACTCCATACCCTCACAGGGCCGGAAATCTATTTTTTGCTCTATACTATTCGTCGTGGTATGATGAAGGGATTGAGACCACCAACAAGTATCTTGGCTTAATAAGAGAGTTGTACGAAATGATGACTCCATATGTCTCCGAGAATCCAAGAGAGGCCTTCCAAAACTACAGGGATCTCGACATTGGTGCCA
- the LOC18778604 gene encoding berberine bridge enzyme-like 17, producing the protein MKFRNPPVLLFILSVLSLSIPWTTAGTVSIDGFLQCLTKYPHPAHTIQESIYTPQNSSFQSVLVAHINNRRYSTAATPKPLAIIAAKNESHVQATVLCAKHHGLQIKIRSGGHDFEGLSYTSDVPFVILDMFNINSIDVNVADKSAWVHSGATLGEVYYAIGTKTNVYGFPAGICPTVGAGGHFSGGGYGFLMRKYGLSVDNIVDARLVTANGRILDRKSMGEDLFWAIRGGGGASFGVILSWKLKLVPVPPKVTVFNLTKTIEEGVTDLVYKWQTLAPQLPKDVFLRAQPQVKNIDTKGNKTVGVSFIGHFLGTSDKVVALLNESFPELGLQRKDCYEVSWVESTVFWAESPIGTPIEILLSKPTEPETFYKGKSDYVKEPIPKHVFDSIWKKMIEIEHIWLDWNPYGGRMSEISESATPYPHRAGNLFFALYYSSWYDEGIEATNKYVSLTRELYDMMTPYVSKSPREAFQNYRDLDIGANQDNKTDFETATLYGRKYFKGNFDRLVRVKTMVDPLNFFKHKQSIPPL; encoded by the coding sequence ATGAAGTTCAGAAACCCTCCAGTCCTGCTTTTCATTCTCTCCGTCCTTTCACTCTCGATACCATGGACGACTGCAGGAACAGTTTCCATTGATGGCTTTCTCCAATGCCTCACAAAATATCCTCACCCTGCCCACACAATCCAAGAATCAATTTACACCCCTCAAAATAGCTCATTTCAATCTGTTTTGGTAGCACATATCAATAACCGCAGATATTCTACAGCTGCAACTCCAAAACCTTTGGCCATAATAGCAGCCAAGAATGAGTCCCACGTCCAGGCAACTGTGCTTTGTGCCAAACATCATGGGTTGCAAATTAAAATCCGAAGTGGTGGCCATGATTTCGAGGGTTTATCTTACACGTCGGATGTGCCCTTTGTCATTCTCGACATGTTTAACATTAACTCCATTGATGTTAATGTTGCTGATAAGAGCGCTTGGGTTCACTCTGGAGCTACTCTTGGAGAAGTTTATTATGCAATTGGTACAAAAACCAACGTTTACGGCTTTCCTGCTGGGATTTGTCCAACAGTTGGTGCTGGTGGCCATTTTAGTGGCGGCGGCTATGGGTTTTTGATGAGAAAGTATGGGCTTAGCGTCGATAATATCGTGGATGCTAGGCTAGTTACTGCCAATGGTAGAATCCTTGATAGAAAGTCAATGGGAGAGGACCTTTTCTGGGCCATCAGAGGAGGTGGTGGAGCTAGCTTCGGAGTTATTCTTTCATGGAAGCTCAAGCTGGTTCCAGTTCCACCCAAAGTGACTGTGTTCAACCTTACAAAGACCATAGAGGAAGGTGTTACAGATTTGGTTTACAAGTGGCAAACTCTTGCACCCCAGCTTCCCAAAGATGTCTTCCTCAGAGCACAGCCACAAGTGAAGAATATTGATACCAAGGGAAACAAGACTGTGGGTGTATCATTCATCGGCCATTTCTTGGGAACAAGTGACAAGGTTGTGGCATTGTTGAATGAGAGTTTCCCTGAACTGGGCTTACAACGAAAAGACTGCTATGAAGTGAGCTGGGTGGAATCCACTGTATTTTGGGCTGAAAGTCCTATTGGAACCCCCATAGAAATTCTTCTCAGCAAGCCAACTGAACCAGAGACCTTCTACAAAGGTAAGTCAGACTATGTGAAGGAACCAATTCCAAAACATGTTTTTGATTCCATATGGAAGAAGATGATTGAGATAGAGCACATTTGGCTGGATTGGAACCCTTATGGTGGAAGAATGAGTGAGATTTCTGAGTCAGCAACTCCATACCCTCACAGGGCCGGAAACCTATTTTTTGCTCTATACTATTCGTCGTGGTATGACGAAGGGATTGAGGCCACCAACAAGTACGTTAGTTTAACAAGAGAGTTGTATGACATGATGACACCATATGTCTCCAAGAGTCCAAGAGAGGCGTTCCAAAACTACAGGGACCTCGACATAGGTGCGAACCAGGATAATAAGACTGACTTTGAAACTGCTACACTTTATGGAAGGAAGTACTTCAAAGGTAATTTTGATAGATTGGTGCGTGTGAAAACCATGGTCGATCCTCTTAATTTTTTCAAGCATAAGCAAAGTATCCCCCCTCTTTAG